From a region of the Campylobacteraceae bacterium genome:
- a CDS encoding N-acetylneuraminate synthase family protein, translating into MINKTEINKNSKTYFIADIAANHDGDLEKAKDLIYMAKEAGADAAKFQHFNAKTIVSDYGFKNLGSKASHQKSWNKSIYKVYEDAEVPLDWTETLYETCKKANIDFFTSPYDINQIDFIDKFVPAYKIGSGDITFHDISLKMAKYNKPILLATGASKMDEVINLISKIEKINKNIILMQCNTNYTANNENFKYIQLNVLKAYALNFPNVILGLSDHTLGHTTVLGAVALGAKVIEKHFTNNNNLSGPDHKFSMNPMSWREMIDRTRELEYALGGPIKKIEHNEKETAILQRRCLRASKNLHKDEIITKDMLEVLRPAPKGAILPYEIDELIGKKLLKDIVHGSDLKWSDVKYD; encoded by the coding sequence ATGATAAATAAAACAGAAATAAATAAAAACTCAAAAACATATTTTATTGCTGATATTGCAGCGAATCATGATGGTGATTTGGAAAAAGCTAAAGATTTAATTTATATGGCAAAAGAGGCTGGTGCAGATGCTGCAAAGTTTCAGCATTTTAATGCAAAAACAATTGTAAGTGACTATGGTTTTAAGAATCTAGGATCTAAAGCAAGTCATCAAAAGAGTTGGAATAAATCTATTTATAAGGTTTATGAAGATGCAGAGGTTCCTTTAGATTGGACTGAAACACTATATGAAACTTGTAAAAAAGCAAACATTGATTTTTTTACTTCACCTTATGATATAAACCAAATTGATTTTATTGATAAATTTGTGCCAGCCTATAAGATAGGTTCAGGAGATATAACTTTCCATGATATTTCCTTAAAAATGGCAAAATATAATAAACCTATTTTGTTAGCTACTGGTGCATCTAAAATGGATGAAGTTATTAATCTAATATCAAAAATCGAAAAAATAAATAAAAATATAATTCTGATGCAGTGTAATACTAATTATACAGCAAATAATGAAAATTTTAAATATATACAATTGAATGTATTAAAAGCATATGCTCTAAATTTTCCAAATGTAATTTTAGGTTTATCTGATCATACCTTAGGACATACAACGGTATTAGGTGCTGTTGCTCTAGGTGCTAAAGTTATTGAAAAACATTTTACAAATAATAATAATTTAAGTGGACCCGACCATAAATTTTCTATGAATCCGATGTCGTGGAGAGAAATGATTGATAGAACAAGAGAATTGGAATATGCTCTTGGAGGACCTATCAAAAAAATCGAGCATAACGAAAAAGAAACTGCTATTTTACAAAGAAGGTGTCTTAGAGCATCAAAAAATCTACATAAAGATGAAATTATAACAAAGGATATGTTAGAAGTTTTAAGACCAGCTCCAAAAGGAGCAATATTACCATATGAAATTGATGAATTAATAGGTAAAAAACTTTTAAAAGATATTGTACATGGATCAGATTTAAAGTGGAGTGATGTTAAATATGATTAA
- a CDS encoding GNAT family N-acetyltransferase, translating into MINGKIVALRAIEENDLSQLMEWRNNPVLRKYFRETDEINIVNQKKWFDSVTSKNTLHKMFAIINIETNELMGACGLCYIDWINRSADFSIYLGYDNIYIDDKYSIEAASLLKDYGFNILNLHRLWAEIYSLDEPKKIFFKNLKFKLDGELRETYWHDGIWHNSLFYSFLRSDENN; encoded by the coding sequence ATGATTAATGGAAAAATTGTAGCACTAAGAGCCATTGAAGAAAATGATTTATCTCAGTTAATGGAGTGGAGAAATAATCCAGTATTACGTAAATATTTCAGAGAAACTGATGAAATTAATATTGTTAATCAAAAAAAATGGTTCGATTCAGTTACTTCAAAGAATACTCTTCACAAAATGTTTGCAATTATCAATATTGAAACTAATGAGTTGATGGGTGCATGTGGTTTATGCTATATTGATTGGATTAATCGAAGTGCTGATTTTTCTATTTATTTAGGATATGACAATATCTACATAGATGATAAATATTCAATTGAGGCCGCAAGTTTATTGAAAGATTATGGATTTAATATATTAAATTTACATAGATTATGGGCAGAAATCTATTCTCTAGATGAACCTAAAAAGATTTTTTTTAAAAATTTAAAGTTTAAATTAGATGGGGAACTTAGAGAAACTTATTGGCATGATGGTATATGGCATAATTCTTTATTTTATTCATTTTTGAGATCTGATGAAAATAATTAA
- a CDS encoding aldo/keto reductase, translating to MKIINWRNNYLSKLCLGTVQFGLNYGISNNTGKTSKIEANSILEFSESVGINCIDTAKVYGNSEEIIGDFIRHTSNNTFNVISKVNSEILSSSEDILIDEINNSLDKLSIKSLFGLLLHDNSLLHNFSVENKKSINKLKELKLIENFGVSIYSDAEFLLALNNDEIDIIQIPFSLFDQRAITKHWLKKAKEKNKLIFIRSIYLQGLILMDKDDLPSNLNTAKKYVEILDFICNKLNITKNELALSFVNTRAKDAIILFGCDSLTQAKENISNFNNLVELDDETLTYLGKKLSNINENIYNPSKWSKK from the coding sequence ATGAAAATAATTAATTGGAGAAATAATTATTTGTCTAAATTGTGTTTGGGTACTGTACAATTTGGATTAAACTATGGTATATCAAATAATACAGGAAAAACATCTAAAATTGAAGCCAATTCTATATTAGAATTTTCAGAATCTGTCGGTATTAATTGTATTGATACCGCAAAAGTATATGGTAATAGCGAAGAAATAATTGGCGATTTTATACGACATACCTCTAATAATACATTTAATGTAATTTCAAAAGTTAACTCTGAAATTTTATCTTCGTCTGAAGACATATTAATTGATGAAATAAATAATTCATTAGATAAGCTATCAATTAAATCTTTATTTGGATTATTACTTCATGATAATTCACTACTGCATAATTTTTCTGTTGAAAATAAAAAATCTATAAATAAGTTAAAAGAGCTAAAATTAATTGAAAACTTTGGTGTTTCAATTTATTCTGATGCTGAATTCTTGTTGGCATTAAATAATGATGAAATAGATATTATTCAAATACCTTTTAGTTTGTTTGATCAACGAGCGATTACAAAACACTGGCTAAAAAAAGCAAAAGAAAAAAATAAGTTGATATTTATAAGAAGTATTTACCTACAAGGTTTAATATTAATGGATAAAGATGATTTACCTTCTAATTTAAATACAGCAAAAAAATATGTTGAAATACTTGATTTCATTTGCAATAAATTAAATATAACTAAAAATGAACTTGCATTGTCTTTTGTTAATACTAGGGCAAAAGATGCTATTATTTTGTTTGGTTGTGATAGTTTAACGCAGGCTAAAGAAAATATCTCTAATTTTAACAATTTAGTAGAACTTGATGACGAAACTTTAACTTATTTAGGAAAAAAATTATCAAATATTAATGAAAATATTTATAATCCATCTAAATGGAGTAAAAAGTGA
- a CDS encoding glycosyltransferase family protein, which translates to MNLAILQARMSSTRLPNKVLKKVNGKELLAYECERILKSKRIDKLIIATSDDISDDAIESFGLKNNIEVFRGSLKDVLSRYYTCAKEFKDKNKIEKLNVIRVTGDCPVIDAGIIDEVVSEFEQNNYDYVSNTLIPTYADGMDIEICTFDALKKSYENVIFESDREHVTLYIKNNEIFKKLNYTSKNDFSHLRLTVDEENDFELIKNIIENLYPNNPDFDYLDIISYLTKNPNLLYINSDIKRDEGLKKSLKKDRRI; encoded by the coding sequence GTGAATTTAGCAATCCTACAAGCAAGAATGAGTTCAACTAGACTACCAAATAAAGTATTGAAAAAAGTTAATGGTAAAGAACTTCTAGCTTATGAATGTGAAAGAATTTTAAAGTCAAAAAGAATTGATAAACTTATTATTGCAACTTCAGATGATATAAGTGATGATGCAATAGAGAGTTTTGGACTTAAAAATAATATTGAAGTTTTTAGAGGTTCTTTAAAAGATGTTTTATCAAGATATTATACTTGTGCAAAAGAGTTTAAAGATAAAAATAAAATTGAAAAATTAAATGTTATTAGGGTTACAGGGGATTGCCCTGTAATTGATGCTGGTATTATAGATGAAGTAGTCTCAGAGTTTGAACAAAATAATTATGACTATGTTTCAAATACTTTAATTCCAACATATGCTGATGGAATGGATATCGAAATTTGTACTTTTGATGCTCTTAAAAAATCATACGAAAATGTAATATTTGAATCTGACAGAGAACATGTAACCTTATATATAAAAAACAATGAAATATTTAAAAAATTGAATTATACGTCAAAAAATGATTTCTCACATTTACGATTAACAGTAGATGAAGAAAATGATTTTGAGTTAATTAAGAATATTATTGAAAATTTATACCCTAATAATCCTGATTTTGATTATTTAGATATTATCTCTTATTTAACAAAAAATCCAAATTTATTATATATAAATTCAGATATAAAAAGAGATGAAGGTTTAAAAAAATCACTTAAAAAAGACAGGAGAATATAA